In the Flavobacterium pallidum genome, one interval contains:
- a CDS encoding ribonucleotide-diphosphate reductase subunit beta, translating into MSTQEPILQENKNRFVIFPIKHHDIWEWYKKMEASFWTAEEIDLSQDLNDWNNKLNAEEKYFIKHILAFFAASDGIVNENLAENFVNEVQYAEAKFFYGFQIMMENIHSETYSLLIDTYVKDEAEKDELFNALEVFPAIKKKAEWALKWIESDSFAERLIAFAAVEGIFFSGAFCSIYWLKKRGLMPGLTFSNELISRDEGVHCDFAVHLHNHHLIHKVPKKRIREIIVDALNIEREFITESLPVSLIGMNANLMTQYLEFVTDRLLVELGCDREYNTSNPFDFMDMISLQGKTNFFEKKVSEYQKAGVLNSGSGNDTDAQKISFDADF; encoded by the coding sequence ATGTCGACTCAGGAACCCATCTTACAGGAAAATAAAAATCGTTTTGTAATCTTCCCGATCAAGCACCATGACATTTGGGAATGGTACAAAAAGATGGAGGCCAGTTTCTGGACCGCCGAAGAAATTGATTTATCGCAGGATTTGAACGACTGGAACAACAAACTAAATGCGGAGGAAAAATATTTCATCAAACACATTCTTGCGTTTTTTGCTGCTTCAGATGGTATCGTAAACGAAAACCTCGCCGAGAATTTCGTCAACGAAGTGCAATATGCCGAAGCGAAATTCTTCTACGGATTCCAGATCATGATGGAAAACATCCATAGCGAAACCTATTCGCTTTTGATCGATACGTATGTAAAAGACGAAGCTGAAAAAGACGAATTGTTCAATGCACTTGAAGTATTTCCTGCGATTAAGAAGAAAGCCGAATGGGCACTAAAATGGATTGAATCTGATTCATTCGCGGAAAGGCTGATTGCGTTTGCAGCCGTTGAAGGGATTTTCTTCTCCGGTGCTTTCTGCTCGATTTACTGGCTGAAGAAGCGCGGCCTGATGCCGGGATTGACATTTTCTAACGAATTGATTTCCCGTGATGAAGGCGTGCATTGCGATTTCGCGGTGCATTTGCACAACCATCACCTGATCCATAAAGTTCCGAAGAAACGCATCCGCGAAATCATCGTTGATGCTTTGAACATTGAGCGCGAATTCATTACCGAGTCCCTGCCGGTGAGCCTTATCGGGATGAATGCCAATCTAATGACACAATACCTCGAGTTCGTGACCGACCGCCTTTTGGTGGAATTGGGCTGCGACCGGGAATACAATACCTCAAACCCTTTTGATTTCATGGACATGATTTCACTGCAGGGGAAAACGAATTTCTTTGAAAAGAAAGTGTCTGAATACCAGAAAGCCGGTGTGTTGAACAGCGGCAGCGGGAACGATACAGACGCACAAAAGATTAGTTTCGACGCCGATTTTTAG
- a CDS encoding DUF3109 family protein — MFQLGKTIVSEEILQNDFVCNLSACHGGCCVDGDAGAPLSQAETKILEEIYPKVKPFLRKEGIAAIEAQGTWVTGTDGDLETPLIDNKDCAYVIFDGKTALCGIEQAYNQGVVEWKKPVSCHLYPIRVKDFTEFAAVNYDRWDICDPACALGAELEVPVYKFVKEALIRRFGEDWYAELEKVAAELKKQG, encoded by the coding sequence ATGTTTCAATTAGGAAAAACCATCGTTTCGGAAGAGATTCTGCAGAATGACTTCGTGTGCAACCTCTCCGCTTGCCACGGCGGCTGTTGCGTCGATGGCGATGCCGGTGCGCCTTTAAGCCAGGCAGAAACTAAAATTCTCGAAGAAATTTATCCCAAAGTCAAGCCATTCCTCCGCAAGGAAGGCATTGCTGCCATTGAAGCGCAGGGCACTTGGGTCACGGGTACTGACGGCGATCTTGAAACGCCCCTGATAGACAACAAGGATTGTGCCTATGTGATTTTCGACGGGAAAACTGCACTTTGTGGTATTGAGCAAGCCTACAACCAGGGTGTAGTCGAATGGAAAAAACCCGTTTCCTGTCATTTGTATCCGATACGGGTGAAGGATTTTACGGAGTTCGCGGCAGTAAATTATGACCGCTGGGACATCTGTGATCCGGCCTGTGCTTTGGGCGCCGAACTGGAAGTCCCGGTGTATAAATTCGTCAAAGAAGCGCTCATCCGCAGGTTTGGCGAAGACTGGTATGCCGAGCTTGAAAAAGTGGCTGCGGAATTAAAAAAACAAGGGTAA
- a CDS encoding MarC family protein: protein MNFDIRQIITVTMVLFAVIDIVGSIPIIVDLRRKHGHIESEKASLVAAIIMVVFLFAGEELLNLIGIDVNSFAVAGAFVLFFLALEMILGIRIYRDEESNSASIVPIAFPLIAGAGTMTTLLSLRAQFYAINIIVAIVLNIILVYFVLRSSGRIEKLLGKNGLGVIRKAFGVVLLAIAVKLFASNVKALFV, encoded by the coding sequence ATGAATTTCGATATCAGGCAAATCATTACGGTTACCATGGTGCTCTTTGCGGTGATCGACATTGTTGGGTCCATCCCAATTATTGTCGACCTGAGGAGGAAGCACGGCCATATCGAATCTGAAAAAGCGTCGCTGGTCGCTGCCATCATCATGGTCGTTTTCCTGTTTGCCGGAGAGGAATTGCTGAATCTGATCGGGATCGATGTCAATTCGTTTGCGGTAGCCGGTGCCTTCGTATTGTTTTTCCTGGCTTTGGAAATGATCCTCGGCATCCGTATCTACAGGGACGAGGAATCGAATTCGGCATCCATCGTACCGATTGCTTTCCCGCTGATCGCAGGTGCGGGGACAATGACAACACTGCTTTCGCTACGCGCGCAGTTTTATGCGATTAACATTATCGTTGCCATAGTACTGAACATTATCCTTGTCTATTTTGTGCTCCGGTCTTCAGGCAGGATTGAAAAATTACTGGGTAAAAACGGCTTGGGCGTCATACGCAAAGCATTCGGCGTGGTGCTGCTGGCCATCGCTGTTAAATTATTCGCTTCTAATGTTAAAGCATTATTCGTTTAA
- a CDS encoding FAD-dependent oxidoreductase, whose product MFDVLIFGGGVSGMSCALVLGSAINKAYAADKKIGIFTHQKTSNLQEALFNNAYGIEPGTTGADLLIQSTTQLAQKYPHVIQLPNEKVMKVEGSYPEFTVTTNKDIYKTRSIVIGIGWTNTFAIEGLTQYVEPHKKAIPEKNRIQLKNQDHKVAEGIYVTGTLAGWRSQLAIAAGSGAAVATDILTGWNGGNQSQSHDSIKK is encoded by the coding sequence ATGTTTGATGTTTTGATTTTTGGCGGCGGCGTTTCAGGCATGTCGTGCGCTTTGGTCTTAGGCTCCGCTATTAATAAAGCGTATGCTGCCGATAAAAAAATAGGCATTTTCACACACCAGAAAACCTCTAACCTCCAGGAAGCGCTTTTCAATAATGCGTATGGTATCGAGCCTGGAACTACCGGTGCCGATTTGCTGATTCAAAGTACAACACAGCTTGCGCAAAAATACCCGCACGTCATACAGCTTCCCAATGAAAAAGTGATGAAGGTGGAAGGTTCTTACCCTGAGTTTACCGTTACGACGAACAAGGATATTTACAAAACAAGGTCTATTGTCATCGGCATCGGGTGGACAAACACTTTTGCGATTGAAGGTTTGACGCAATATGTTGAGCCACATAAAAAGGCCATTCCTGAGAAAAACCGCATCCAATTAAAAAACCAGGACCACAAAGTTGCCGAGGGTATTTATGTTACCGGAACCCTTGCCGGATGGAGAAGCCAATTGGCGATTGCGGCCGGAAGCGGCGCGGCTGTTGCAACCGATATCCTCACCGGATGGAATGGAGGCAATCAAAGCCAGTCCCACGACAGCATTAAGAAGTAG
- a CDS encoding S41 family peptidase, with protein sequence MKKDRLYLPILIFTTLALGIVLGTILNIPVDREILSSNTHKSKLNKLIDFIDNEYVDDVNTDSIVDLTVNNILDKLDPHSVYIAKNEMEDVSQSMKGDFVGIGVNFYMYNDTVSVIRPMPGGPCDKAGIIAGDRILYANKERLFGRKFSTEDLYARLKGEVDSEVRLTILRKSENKRFDVIVKRDVVPIKSVDVALMINKTDGYIKINRFAETTYDEFHKGLLELKKLGAKTLIVDVRDNGGGYLEKAVEIADEFLPKGRMIVFTKSKKGKIEKTYASTRGDFENGNLYVLINENAASASEIFAGAIQDNDRGTIVGRRSFGKGLVQREMSFDDGSAVRLTVARYYTPTGRSIQKSYEHGKEAYYKDFGHRFESGELYKKDSIKIADTLKFRTPKGKIVYGGGGIVPDVFVPLETVHGDERLGYMLQSGVTGYFVFEQLEHNRKIFKGMDYAAFLAFMKKKDTYFGAFSKYLSENGMSINLDQEKELVKRYILAEFAQQLFGENKYFEIILSRDAMINAILNKPATS encoded by the coding sequence ATGAAAAAGGACAGGCTTTATTTACCGATCTTGATTTTTACCACGCTGGCGCTGGGAATTGTGCTTGGAACAATACTCAACATTCCGGTGGACCGCGAAATTCTTTCCTCAAATACACATAAGAGTAAGCTCAACAAACTCATCGACTTCATTGACAATGAATATGTTGACGATGTCAATACGGACTCCATCGTGGATCTGACCGTAAACAACATCCTCGACAAGCTCGATCCGCATTCCGTATACATCGCAAAGAATGAGATGGAAGATGTTTCCCAAAGTATGAAAGGCGATTTCGTGGGCATCGGCGTCAATTTTTACATGTATAACGACACGGTTTCCGTCATCAGGCCAATGCCCGGCGGCCCCTGTGATAAGGCCGGGATTATCGCCGGGGACCGTATTTTATATGCTAATAAGGAAAGGCTTTTCGGAAGGAAATTTTCTACTGAAGATTTATATGCAAGGCTGAAGGGCGAAGTGGATTCTGAAGTAAGGCTGACCATTTTACGCAAAAGCGAAAACAAGCGTTTCGATGTAATCGTAAAGCGTGATGTCGTGCCGATTAAAAGCGTGGATGTCGCGTTGATGATCAATAAAACCGACGGATATATCAAGATCAACCGCTTTGCTGAAACCACTTATGACGAATTCCATAAAGGGCTTCTGGAACTGAAAAAGCTGGGTGCCAAAACCCTCATCGTCGATGTACGCGACAACGGCGGGGGCTATCTGGAAAAGGCTGTTGAAATCGCAGATGAATTTCTCCCGAAAGGACGTATGATCGTCTTTACCAAAAGCAAGAAAGGCAAGATTGAAAAGACATACGCTTCTACACGGGGTGATTTTGAAAACGGGAATTTATATGTTTTGATCAATGAAAATGCGGCCTCTGCCAGTGAAATCTTTGCAGGGGCAATACAGGATAATGACCGTGGTACGATTGTAGGAAGGCGTTCGTTCGGGAAAGGCCTGGTGCAGCGGGAAATGAGCTTTGACGACGGGTCGGCGGTGAGGCTCACCGTGGCGAGATATTACACGCCAACGGGGCGTTCCATCCAAAAATCATACGAACACGGAAAAGAAGCATATTATAAGGATTTCGGGCACCGTTTTGAAAGCGGGGAATTGTATAAGAAAGACAGTATCAAAATTGCCGACACGCTGAAATTCCGCACCCCAAAGGGGAAAATCGTTTATGGCGGTGGCGGCATCGTTCCAGATGTTTTCGTACCGCTTGAAACAGTCCATGGGGACGAAAGATTAGGATATATGCTGCAATCGGGCGTGACGGGGTATTTTGTTTTTGAACAGCTGGAGCATAACCGTAAAATTTTTAAAGGAATGGATTATGCGGCATTTTTAGCCTTCATGAAGAAAAAGGACACGTACTTTGGAGCCTTTTCAAAATACCTTTCGGAAAACGGCATGAGCATCAACCTTGATCAGGAAAAAGAGCTTGTGAAAAGGTATATCCTGGCCGAATTTGCGCAGCAATTGTTTGGAGAAAATAAATATTTTGAGATCATCCTGTCCCGTGACGCGATGATCAATGCCATCCTGAATAAGCCGGCTACTTCTTAA
- a CDS encoding deoxycytidylate deaminase produces the protein MSIEKRNKYDKAYLRIAKEWGLLSYCKRKQVGAIIVKDRMIISDGYNGTPSGFDNCCEDETGLTQWYVLHAEANAISKVARSTQSCEGATLYITLSPCRECSKLIHQSGIKRVVYSNGYRDESGIDFLIKAGVEVVHIESES, from the coding sequence ATGAGCATCGAAAAACGCAACAAATACGACAAAGCATACCTGCGCATCGCAAAGGAATGGGGGCTTTTGTCCTATTGCAAACGCAAGCAGGTAGGCGCTATTATCGTAAAAGACAGGATGATTATCTCTGACGGATACAACGGCACGCCAAGCGGTTTCGACAATTGCTGCGAAGATGAAACCGGGCTAACGCAATGGTATGTGCTCCACGCGGAAGCCAATGCCATCTCTAAAGTGGCGCGTTCCACACAATCCTGCGAAGGTGCTACTTTATATATCACACTTTCGCCATGCAGGGAATGCAGCAAGCTCATCCATCAATCCGGAATTAAACGCGTGGTGTACAGCAATGGCTACCGTGATGAATCCGGGATTGATTTTTTAATAAAGGCCGGTGTTGAGGTGGTGCATATTGAATCGGAATCATGA
- a CDS encoding HupE/UreJ family protein, with amino-acid sequence MSEFWSYFQIGLRHVLDINAYDHVLFLIALTVPYAFKDWKRVLILVSFFTLGHTLSLILSVYGMVSVNPGLVEFMIPITILITALFHLFTAGKSSKTESISIIGFVTLFFGIIHGLGFSGYFKQLLPGTASDKLLPLLEFALGIEAAQIIVVLIVLILSYVVQTFFRFSKRDWTLVMASFVTGVVLPMIVDHWLWNKH; translated from the coding sequence ATGTCTGAATTTTGGAGTTACTTTCAAATCGGATTGCGGCATGTGCTCGACATCAATGCCTACGACCATGTGTTGTTCCTGATCGCGCTCACCGTCCCATATGCTTTTAAGGATTGGAAACGGGTGTTAATCCTGGTAAGTTTCTTTACGCTAGGGCATACACTTTCATTGATACTTTCAGTGTACGGAATGGTTTCCGTAAATCCCGGTTTGGTAGAATTTATGATCCCGATTACGATTTTAATTACGGCGCTGTTCCATCTTTTTACCGCAGGGAAATCCTCTAAAACCGAAAGCATCAGCATTATCGGATTCGTCACGCTGTTTTTCGGGATCATCCATGGACTTGGGTTTTCGGGTTATTTTAAGCAATTGCTGCCGGGAACGGCTTCGGATAAATTATTGCCATTGCTCGAATTTGCGCTCGGAATCGAAGCAGCGCAGATCATTGTCGTATTGATTGTTTTGATCTTGTCGTATGTCGTCCAGACATTTTTCCGTTTTTCAAAACGCGACTGGACACTTGTCATGGCATCATTTGTTACCGGTGTGGTACTTCCGATGATTGTCGACCATTGGCTTTGGAATAAACATTAA
- a CDS encoding tellurite resistance TerB family protein, translating to MSFSDLFDSEFKTRNKGHFSAIVRVALADGIMVPEEKSFLDKLAGKLDITSDEYEEILENPMKYPINPPYLYTQRLERLYDLSRMVHVDHHLGDKQDVLLKKFALALGFTPGNVNHIVNKAMSLVDKKVDSDTFIYEMQHMNK from the coding sequence ATGTCATTTTCAGATTTATTTGATAGCGAATTCAAGACCAGGAATAAGGGACACTTTTCAGCAATCGTGCGCGTGGCATTGGCTGATGGGATTATGGTTCCGGAAGAAAAATCATTTTTGGACAAGCTTGCCGGAAAACTGGATATCACCTCGGACGAGTATGAGGAAATCCTTGAAAATCCTATGAAATACCCGATCAATCCACCCTATTTATACACGCAAAGGCTGGAACGCCTTTATGACCTGTCACGTATGGTACACGTCGATCACCATCTGGGTGACAAGCAGGATGTATTGCTTAAGAAATTCGCATTGGCGCTGGGCTTCACGCCTGGCAATGTAAACCATATTGTAAATAAGGCGATGTCATTGGTCGATAAAAAAGTCGATAGCGATACTTTTATTTATGAGATGCAGCACATGAATAAATAG
- the fbp gene encoding class 1 fructose-bisphosphatase — protein sequence MEERNRTLGEFIIEKQKDHNYSTGELSKIINSIRLAAKVVNYKVNKAGLVDIIGAAGEQNVQGEDQQKLDVYANEVFIQTLINREIVCGIASEENDDFITVQGLDEGHNNKYVVLMDPLDGSSNIDVNVPVGTIFSVFRRITEVGTPVTLEDFLQPGTAQVAAGYVIYGTSTMLVYTTGHGVNGFTLNPAIGTFYLSHPNMQFSKDGKIYSINEGNYVHFPQGVKDYIKYCQLEEGDRPYTSRYIGSLVSDIHRNMIKGGIYIYPTSSKAPKGKLRLLYECNPMAFIAEQAGGKASDGFGRIMEIQPTELHQRVPFFCGSYNMVEKAEEFMRKSS from the coding sequence ATGGAAGAACGCAACAGGACCTTAGGGGAATTCATCATTGAGAAGCAGAAAGACCATAATTACTCGACCGGGGAATTGTCCAAGATCATCAATTCGATCAGGCTTGCGGCGAAAGTCGTGAACTATAAAGTAAACAAGGCAGGATTGGTGGACATCATCGGTGCGGCTGGCGAACAGAACGTGCAGGGTGAAGACCAGCAGAAACTGGACGTATATGCCAACGAGGTGTTCATACAAACGCTCATCAACCGTGAAATCGTGTGCGGCATCGCTTCAGAGGAAAATGACGATTTCATCACGGTCCAGGGACTGGACGAAGGGCACAATAACAAATATGTTGTGCTGATGGATCCTTTGGACGGCTCTTCAAACATTGATGTGAACGTTCCCGTGGGGACCATATTTTCAGTTTTTCGCAGGATTACCGAAGTGGGTACTCCGGTAACGCTTGAAGATTTCCTGCAACCGGGAACGGCACAGGTGGCTGCGGGTTATGTGATTTACGGCACATCTACAATGCTGGTTTATACGACGGGACATGGTGTGAATGGTTTTACGCTGAATCCGGCAATCGGGACTTTTTATCTCTCGCACCCGAATATGCAGTTCAGTAAAGATGGGAAAATCTACTCCATCAACGAAGGGAATTATGTGCATTTCCCGCAAGGCGTAAAGGATTACATTAAATATTGCCAGCTTGAAGAAGGCGACCGCCCGTATACTTCGCGTTACATCGGAAGCCTGGTTTCAGACATTCACAGGAATATGATCAAAGGCGGGATCTATATTTATCCCACCAGCTCCAAAGCCCCGAAAGGGAAATTACGCCTTTTATACGAATGCAACCCGATGGCATTTATAGCTGAACAGGCAGGAGGGAAAGCTTCAGACGGTTTCGGGCGCATCATGGAAATCCAGCCTACAGAACTGCACCAGCGCGTACCATTCTTCTGCGGAAGCTATAATATGGTGGAAAAGGCAGAGGAGTTTATGAGGAAAAGCAGCTGA
- a CDS encoding GNAT family N-acetyltransferase, with the protein MIIRKGEKKDMPAVLALVKELAVFEKEPEAVVVTVEDLERDGFGENPLFHTFVAEKNDGHIVGMALYYYRYSTWKGRTIHLEDLIVTEAMRGTGLGLMLYSEIIAQGKRDNVRRIEWNVLDWNTPAIDFYEKSGARILTDWRVVNMDENGIETFLNSKK; encoded by the coding sequence ATGATCATAAGAAAAGGCGAAAAAAAAGACATGCCCGCCGTATTGGCGCTTGTAAAGGAACTTGCGGTTTTTGAAAAAGAACCCGAAGCAGTCGTCGTGACTGTGGAAGACCTGGAACGCGACGGTTTTGGCGAAAACCCGTTATTCCATACATTCGTAGCGGAGAAAAATGACGGCCATATCGTAGGGATGGCGCTGTACTATTACCGTTATTCAACCTGGAAAGGCCGCACGATACACCTCGAGGATTTGATTGTCACCGAGGCCATGCGCGGCACCGGCCTGGGCCTGATGCTGTACAGCGAGATCATCGCGCAGGGCAAACGCGACAACGTGCGCCGCATCGAGTGGAATGTATTGGACTGGAACACACCCGCCATTGATTTTTATGAAAAGTCCGGCGCAAGGATTTTAACCGACTGGCGCGTGGTGAATATGGATGAGAACGGGATTGAAACTTTTTTAAATTCCAAAAAATAA
- a CDS encoding aspartate kinase yields MRIFKFGGASVKDAAGIRNVHDVLQKVGYEDVLLVVSAMGKTTNALEVVIKNYFEKSKELQASVQEVRKYHNQILLDLFDDEKHAAFTDVNRLFADLDAFLSQNKSPNYNFVYDQVVSMGELISTTILANFMNHMGIKTNWIDVRHFIKTDNTYRDANVDWEQTQKNISKNVKRKVLNITQGFLGSDDNNFTTTLGREGSDYTAAIFAYCLNAESVTIWKDVPGVMNADPRYFENATLLNQISYREAIELAFYGATVIHPKTLQPLQRKEIPLFVKSFLKPELPGTSVSKGKDLEPHLPCFIVKKEQLLISLSSIDFSFIMEENISEIFSLLHQYKMKVSLIQNSAISFSVCIEDKFGNFNELKTILSKKFKVAYNENVSLYTIRHFDEKAARIVEKNKQVLLKQMSRETMQVVTKEVN; encoded by the coding sequence ATGCGAATATTCAAATTTGGCGGGGCGTCGGTAAAAGACGCGGCAGGAATCCGGAACGTGCATGACGTATTGCAGAAAGTGGGCTATGAGGACGTACTGCTTGTGGTTTCCGCAATGGGAAAAACGACCAATGCATTGGAAGTCGTGATTAAGAATTACTTCGAAAAATCAAAGGAACTGCAGGCCTCAGTACAGGAAGTACGCAAGTATCACAACCAAATCCTGCTCGATTTGTTCGATGATGAAAAGCATGCGGCGTTTACGGATGTGAATCGGTTGTTTGCCGATCTGGACGCGTTCCTTTCACAAAATAAATCCCCGAATTACAATTTCGTTTACGACCAGGTCGTGAGTATGGGCGAATTGATTTCGACGACCATCCTGGCGAATTTCATGAATCATATGGGCATCAAAACCAATTGGATTGACGTGCGCCATTTCATCAAGACGGACAATACGTACCGCGATGCGAATGTGGACTGGGAACAGACGCAAAAGAACATTTCCAAAAATGTGAAACGCAAAGTCCTGAATATCACCCAGGGTTTTTTAGGCTCCGATGACAACAATTTTACGACAACGCTGGGTCGTGAAGGTTCTGATTATACCGCAGCGATTTTTGCGTATTGCCTCAATGCGGAAAGCGTCACGATCTGGAAGGACGTACCGGGCGTAATGAATGCCGATCCGCGTTATTTTGAAAATGCTACGTTGCTGAACCAGATTTCGTATCGCGAAGCCATCGAGCTCGCGTTTTATGGCGCGACGGTCATCCATCCGAAAACGTTGCAGCCGTTGCAGCGCAAGGAAATCCCATTATTTGTAAAATCGTTCCTGAAACCGGAATTGCCGGGAACCAGCGTATCGAAAGGAAAAGACCTCGAACCGCATTTGCCTTGCTTCATCGTAAAAAAAGAACAGCTTTTGATTTCCCTTTCATCAATAGATTTTTCTTTTATCATGGAAGAAAACATCAGCGAGATTTTCAGCCTGTTGCATCAATATAAGATGAAAGTAAGCCTGATCCAGAATTCGGCAATCAGTTTTTCAGTGTGTATTGAGGATAAATTCGGAAATTTCAATGAATTGAAAACGATACTTTCGAAGAAATTCAAAGTCGCTTACAACGAAAATGTCTCTCTGTATACCATCCGCCATTTTGATGAAAAAGCCGCCAGAATCGTCGAGAAAAACAAACAGGTTTTGCTGAAGCAGATGAGCCGGGAAACGATGCAGGTCGTGACGAAGGAAGTGAATTAG
- the amaB gene encoding L-piperidine-6-carboxylate dehydrogenase: MTTTIAEQFGMTEALAQLGIKDINEGTSTGVNHFSNGDILESYSPVDGQLIGKVRMSTAADYETAMAAATEAFKTFRLMPAPQRGEIVRQFGEKLRKNKEALGKLVSYEMGKSLQEGYGEVQEMIDICDFAVGLSRQLHGLTMHSERPGHRMYEQYHPLGVVGIISAFNFPVAVWSWNTALAWIAGDVCIWKPSEKTPLCGIACQNIIAEVIRENNLPEGISCLINGDYKIGELMTADTRIPLVSATGSTRMGKIVAQAVAGRLGKSLLELGGNNAIIVTPDADVKMTVIGAVFGAVGTAGQRCTSTRRLIIHESMYDKVKDAIVSAYKQLRIGNPLDQNNHVGPLIDTHAVESYNKALEKVVAEGGKILVEGGVLSGEGYESGCYVKPAIAEADNSFEIVQHETFAPVLYLLKYSGDVENAIALQNGVAQGLSSAIMTNNLREAERFLSVAGSDCGIANVNIGTSGAEIGGAFGGEKETGGGRESGSDAWKIYMRRQTNTINYTTNLPLAQGIKFDL; this comes from the coding sequence ATGACAACAACAATAGCAGAACAATTCGGCATGACCGAAGCACTGGCCCAACTCGGCATTAAAGATATTAACGAAGGAACTTCAACAGGAGTTAACCACTTTTCAAACGGAGATATCCTCGAATCTTATTCTCCTGTAGACGGACAACTCATCGGAAAAGTGAGAATGTCCACTGCAGCAGATTATGAAACAGCAATGGCAGCTGCTACGGAAGCTTTCAAAACTTTCCGTTTGATGCCGGCACCACAACGTGGTGAAATCGTGCGTCAGTTCGGAGAAAAATTACGCAAAAACAAAGAAGCACTTGGAAAGCTCGTTTCCTATGAAATGGGAAAATCCCTGCAGGAAGGCTACGGAGAAGTACAGGAAATGATTGACATCTGTGACTTTGCAGTTGGGCTTTCAAGACAGTTGCACGGATTGACTATGCATTCAGAGCGTCCGGGTCACAGGATGTATGAGCAATACCATCCGCTTGGGGTTGTCGGGATCATCTCGGCATTCAACTTCCCTGTGGCGGTTTGGTCATGGAATACCGCGCTGGCATGGATTGCCGGTGATGTGTGCATCTGGAAACCATCTGAAAAAACACCTTTGTGCGGTATCGCCTGCCAGAATATCATTGCTGAAGTTATCAGGGAAAATAATTTACCGGAAGGTATTTCATGTTTAATCAACGGAGATTACAAAATCGGAGAATTAATGACTGCCGACACGAGAATCCCTTTGGTTTCTGCAACAGGATCTACAAGGATGGGTAAAATCGTCGCACAGGCAGTTGCAGGCCGTCTTGGAAAATCACTTCTGGAATTAGGCGGAAACAACGCCATCATCGTCACTCCTGACGCCGATGTAAAAATGACTGTTATCGGTGCCGTATTCGGAGCTGTAGGAACTGCCGGACAGCGTTGTACTTCAACGCGCAGGCTTATTATCCATGAAAGCATGTACGATAAAGTAAAAGACGCTATCGTTTCAGCATACAAGCAATTAAGGATCGGAAATCCATTAGACCAAAACAACCACGTAGGCCCACTGATCGATACACATGCTGTGGAATCATACAACAAAGCACTTGAAAAAGTGGTTGCCGAAGGGGGGAAAATACTTGTAGAAGGCGGCGTACTTTCAGGTGAAGGTTACGAAAGCGGCTGCTACGTGAAACCTGCTATCGCTGAAGCGGATAACAGTTTTGAAATCGTACAGCACGAGACTTTCGCTCCGGTATTATACCTGTTGAAATATTCAGGTGATGTAGAAAATGCGATCGCACTTCAGAATGGCGTGGCACAGGGATTATCTTCAGCAATCATGACCAACAACCTTCGCGAAGCCGAGCGTTTCCTTTCCGTTGCAGGTTCAGACTGTGGTATTGCAAATGTAAACATCGGTACCTCAGGTGCTGAGATTGGTGGGGCTTTTGGTGGCGAGAAAGAAACCGGCGGTGGCCGCGAATCGGGTTCTGATGCCTGGAAAATCTATATGAGAAGACAAACCAACACCATCAATTATACGACAAACTTGCCACTGGCACAGGGAATCAAGTTTGATTTGTAA